The Dermacentor silvarum isolate Dsil-2018 chromosome 7, BIME_Dsil_1.4, whole genome shotgun sequence genomic sequence GTGGCGCCACTGCCTACTCAATATGACGGCGcccataaaaaaaaagtgtatatatGTAGAGACACTTCTATTGAAGGTTATTAACAGGAATTCGGGTCAGGTAATAGGCAAAATTGACAGTGGGTCGTCTGCGTGACACAGCGGACAAGGAAACTTCGTTTTCATTATCCACGTCGGTAGATTGTTGTGCAGCTTTAAAACATCATAGGTGCAATCACCCGGCTGACACACTAAAAGGGTGTGCACTGAAGTGTGTCCATCAAAAAACGCACGCTTTCGCGCACTCCGCCATGGTGGCGTACGCCTTGAACACGCACACGTCCTTCCAGTTCCGGCACGCGTGAAGCAGCGGGTCGTAAAACCACCACTGCCACACCGTGCCCGTCGCGTTGGTGTCGGGCTTCTTCGAGTGTTTCGGAGTCACCCCTGCTTTCGTGGCCGTCTTGCGGCTGGGAGACTGCGCGGATCTCGGAGCCTCTTTGTATCTCGTAGCCTCCTCCGCGTTACTGGATGCCTCCTCGCGTGTCGGAGGTACCTCGTGGCTCGGAGTCTCCGCGCGTCTTGTTGCGTTCATCGGTCTCGGAGCCCTAGGTGCGTCAGCCTTGTCTGAGTGTACGCAGTCGTACACAGACTGCAGGTCCAGCGGCCGCGTGCACTTGAGACGGGGAATCCCTGCATTACGACGGAACGGTTACGACTACAGCATGGTCGCGGGCTGGGCAATAGGTGTCCAAAAGCCGAACTCTgcgacgtgtttccggctcccaaaATCACTTCCGCAACATTCGACCAGtgaaagcatagcctttgagatccgcACTTTAATCCAGAGGGCGCTACCATATAAGGCGTGTATTTGGACAGTACGTATTGGTCGCGGCGGCCGCGAGCCAACGGAGACGTCATAAAAAATTATAGTATGCTAAGATATGTGGTGCATTCGGCAGTTTCCTACCGCGCTCTTGCTCGGATCGCAACGATGCGGATACCACTCTTAATCGGAGCCAGAGAAAGTATAGGAGCCCGAAGAGGAAACAACGTCTGGGTTTCTTCTGTTGTAAACAAGCGAGGCGCGCAGGCACCGACGCACCACCGCTACCGCCGCTCATGCCGCCGCGGTAGGAACCACGTGACCGGAACTCCGCCATATCTCGGTTGCGCTACAGTATACTAGAAGGCTTTGTAGTGGGGTCAGAGGAGGAAAagcttctagaacactgtagTTGCGCTTCCCAGTCGAAAGCAAGCGCCTCCGAGTACTTGGAGCTCGAGGGCGGCGCCCTGAAAGAACCAGCCGAGTGTGTTCCAAGCGCTTGTTTCCGACCGGCCGAATGCAACGGGTGGCGCCAGAGAGCGTTCGAAAACTATCAGCCGAATGTACCAGGTTCACACCACAGAACCTCAGAGGGCCAGAGGTAACTGGGAACGATGCACTACGATGCTCATGTAGCCCCAACATTGCTTCGTGTTGGGGTTATGTCTCATCCACGAATCAATATTCCTAGCATGAAAACAAATCAATATTTCTTCTTAACCTCAACTACAGCATCAGCGACATCTGTACGCCCTCTAATTATACCGCCGTCTCTTCGTCTTTTAAATTACCCTAGTTTAAATCTTTTGTGACCGTAtcatcggctatctccgtttgctctctaaaTCCGTAACTTTTCTTTTTGCTCACAAATTCAccagtttgcttacagaaaacCAGAAGGGTCAGCACTAAAGGCGTGAGCATGCAACTTcttgtcttcctgtctcttgacgttgcGCGTTGTATGATTGTTTTTCATATTTCTATAGCTTCTTCTCAAACTCCGTTGGTAACCTTTAAGTTTCTGCCACATAAGTATGCTGGTGCCGGCATaatgcaatgctttttttttaatatttgaagAATAGTGGTAAGCTGCTGGTCACGAAATGGTagtgcctgctgtatgcactgcAACACCTTTTTAttcttctctctcgctcttttttttaccccggtggctcagttagctaaggcgttgcgctgatgagcacgaggtcgcgggatcgaatcccggccgcggcggccgcatttcgatggaggcgaaatgcaaaaacgcccgtgggcttgcgttgtagtgtacgttaaagaatcccaggtggtcaaaattaatccggggccctccagtacggcgtgcctcataatcagaactggttttggcacgtaaaaccccagaaagaagaagaataaataTTTTTACCGACCACCTTCTTTTTATGCGACATTTTGTATTCTGTCGGTCCTTTGTGATTAATTGGTCTAGACAAACATAATCTTGCTCGGATTATGGAGACTGACGTCTAATCACGAAACCTCATTGTGTTGCCATAGGCCTTTTAACGTATAACAACATTCTAAAGCTTCTCCTAAAGACAGCCGCGCATTACGGAGAGAGGGAGGCACCCACCGCGTTCGCACGCCTCGCGGCAGGCGTTGTAGCTGCGGAAGCGGCTTCGCGAGTAGTCGTGGCACATGTGTCCCTGGATCCACTCGAGGCagctgccgccgccggcgacgtTCGCGTCCGGCATGAAGAACCAGGCGTGGTGGCGCACCAGACCGGTCAGGTTGCGGGAAGCCGCCGCCGAGCAGTCTACGAGGTGCGGCGCCCGGCAGCGACGGCGATGACGCGCCGTCGCGTACAGCGCAGACCCTGTCACCGCGGTGCGCGGAGGAGGAAGACTTCGTTAACAGTGAACCGCAGGTGTAAACGAAGTTGCGGACATAACGACACCGTGGAACAGCGTAGACCTTGTCGCTGTGGTGCGCGGAGAGGTCTTTAGCGGTACTTCGTAACAATGAATTGCAGAAGTGACGAACTATTAATGCTTTAGCATTCTTAGTGTACTTCATGCACGCACTTCCCGAGGGCCAactcctatctatctatctatctatctatctatctatctatctatctatctatctatctatctatctatctatctatctatctatctatctatctatctatctatctatctatctatctatctatctatctatctatctatctatctatctatctatctatctatctatctatctatctatctatctatctatctatctatctatctatctatctatctactatctatctatctatctatctatctatctcgttTTCGATGCTCGCCTACCCGGGTCAGCGGGtaggtagtccgtggtcgaatgggcaGCGCATCGGGCTACTGTGCTCACGGCACAGGGCTCGAAACCaataacttgggtcactgagtacgtGCCACTGAGTGCGCGGAAAGTGGAAGAACAACGATCAGCCTTCGCGGGCATCGgcgcgcgccacgcttctcgtctcggacttctcggcagcgccaggAGATGGCGCCACGTGTCCAGAAAGTAGCGCGAGAGGGGAACCCgtttgccgcatgacgcgtttctcgacgttcgcacgcaccggtgcgccatgcatttcggaggctacgTGTAGGCTTCGCGGTGTCCGCGctagatggcaccgagtgttTTCAGAGAAGCGCGAAAGAGTAATCTcgctgcagcacacgcctcaCGCATAACTCGTgtcgatggtggcaatacgttgcgtcGGTATATTGATTCTGTGCTAAGCGTATTACCATCGACCGTCATCGTAAGATGGGTCCTGCCGAATGTGCTTTAATATTTTAAGAGAAACTATTAACACACGTGCACGTTTGGTTTACTTTTTCCATTCCTTCAAGATTAACCGGCGGTTATCATATTTTGTTACCCGTGTTTAGGTCTGcgtatttacgaattgtagccggtgagcttgtcaggcgtatccacttggaatgagtttccagaatgacaccagtttggagatatgtgccatcaaactcgccataataatgcacttttgttccacttactttttttaccaaaatgtttttacattgaagcactaaagtaactggaacgtccatgtatttcgttccacagtatgggaaatatctcgaaactggtgtcatcctgtaaattcatttcaagtggatgcgtcttgcaaactcgccggctacaattcataaattgtaacatgcgtcgtaaagtaattaactcagaagttcattagtcaattgttgttaattagtcgtatgtgtgtttcgatttctcgtgctactaatgtccgcctcttcgaatagccGAGCTGGACGATAAGAATCatgctacctgccataggcgattttAAAAAGTTCCGTTAAGCTTATTTGTGATCTCCTGGTGCATCAACGGAGAATAAGCCTGGGAGCTATCGTGCTGTTACGTAGCCACGGTGACCCTCGGAAGCCGTCTGGTAAGATCGCCAGACGCTATAGCGACAAGCCCAATAAACTCCAAGCATGTATACAGTATAGTGGCAGCAGGTACCGGTAACTACCGGATGGTAACACATTGCTCAAACACTGCTGTCACCGTTGCTTCGCGTCGAGAATCTGGATATATCAGCTCTCACTTTTAGCGTCATTAAAGATaacagcaagaaagaagaaaTTCCTTTTCGAAGAGCTTCGATGGGCCGTCGAGGCCCGAGGATGGATAACTCGCAGGTTAGACACCCGGAATAATTCTTGCGATTTTTCTAAAGTCGCTGACGGCATGGACAAAGATTGCAAGACACGCTCACGTCTTGTGGTGGCAAGCGTCTCGCTGTAGTCTTCTTGAACCCCGGGAGTGTCGGCTTCGCTGACAAGTTCTGTTGTCACGATCTTGGCCACCACTTTGCCGCTGGGCTTGGCGCCTCGACGCGGGCCTGGGAATGCGTATTTCCACCCTTTATTATCAATCTCTAATCAGCGTGAATAGTTGTGGCGAAACCAACTCGAGCTCAAACGGTGGCTGATTCGCGCACTCTGGTGGACTGAAGCTGCAAACACATGGAGCGTATTTCTAGCGTATCTTGTGCGCATGACGCTGCGCTTTGACAGCAGGTGGAATCCGGACAGAAATATGTTATAAACGTTGATTACAAAGGCACATTTTGAGGCCGTGTAACAGCGTGGCTTTGGGACTTCGTGAAATGGACGCGCTGCCCCAGGGTGACGACACAAATACGTCATAAATGCGTTCCATGCGATTGTCGTTTGTAGTCGACGCGTGGTGTCTACGAGCAACAGCTGTTTTGGACGCTGGCCCGAAACTGGGATCCATCGTGTAATGGCGGAGTACGACTGCTGTTGTACAAAGCTTTTAAATAGAATAACATCGGTTCTAGATAAGCACACCTTGAGAAACCTGCTGTTAAATGTATAGTTTCGTATTTCGACGCTCGTATTCAGCTCAAGCGGGTCGCAATTCAATTTTTCTTCCGCAGTATGGTGTCTCCTATGCGGAAAACATGGCCTTTTTTAAGCCTCGAATGTTtgatgtctgtgtgtgtgtgtgtgtgtgttgccaaATTCACATGGATCTAGCTGCTGTAATGTCTTTTCAGGTGACACAGGTGCCAGATAAAGTGAGCCTTCGGCCTAGTTTGTGTTGCGTTTCTTAACAAGACGCCGCTTAAGTCCAGACGAAGACAGACACATTTACATGTAAAAAGAGAGTTTTAGGTCGAGCTCGATGGGCCCTTGTTGAAAAAGGACAGAACCGCTTGATGCCCACGCTAGCGACTTAAAGCGACGCTTTGTTTAACCAACTCGCCTAAGGGCTGTAATTGACTGAGAATCTGTACGTCGGtgattattaaaaaataaattctgggttttcacgcgtgccaaaaccacgatatgattgtgaggcacgccgtatagtggggtgATCCGGAATAAccttgaccacccggggttctttgacgtgcgcccaatgcccggtacacgggcgtttttgcatttcgcccccatcgatatgcggccgccgcggccagggtTTGATCCCGGGCTCCTGGCTTAGCAGCATCGCAACCCCAAAGTCAGTACGCCATCACGGCGGGTGTCGGTGATCGTTGCTGCTGACGATTTAGTGAAAGTAGAACATGATCATTACCGTCCCTAGTACAGTGATCTGTTGTCGAACTATATAGATCCTCGTACTCATCGTTTCCGTGAGGTGcgtccataaaaaaaaaagaaagtacttGGTGAGACTATGGACACAAAGGCCACGGTGGCGACCAGGACAATCAGGGTGACGCTAGCGACGACGGCGCCCCCGATGCTCGCGACCCGCATCCAACGCTCTTCATGGCTGTAGCCAGCAGGGAGAACAGAGAGAGAGTGAGGGGTTAAAGAATGTCGTCATGGCAACGTTGAATGGCATCTTCCAAATTAAAGAAGTAGCACAAACACCCCCACACGCACAACGCACGAAGCATACACAattacgcacgcacgcacgcacacacacacacacgcacacgcgcgcgcacgctgtcATGGCCGTGAGTCGCGCTAATCCGCGGGGTGGTTCGTGAActtacgaaaaaaaattttttaattgttatataaaaaagtaaaaataaagagagaaataaaaacacATGCCAAATGCTACTTCCTGATCGTGTTCTCGTTTTGGCGACACGAGTACTGGAAAGCGTCGCCGTTTATTTATGCTTagaaataaatcaataaaatGTTCAGTTGTAAACGTGAAACCGTCACCCTCTTGAGACTCGAATACAGCTATGGGACTTAGTCACTCTTcaatgtggtttttattgtctactttCTGTTACGCAGGTGAAAAACTATTTtaaaaatttaaataccacggttgaatgtcaaaagctgcgtctccctgtacgcgaaaaaaaaatatttccgtCATCTTCCCACGTTTGTTATggcaaaaactgcatttcattgcctaaacgcagaTATGAAGccggaactacgtgtagtacattgccatgttgctgccgcgtccggtattttcaggcaatctcagtgatttcaaaACACACCTCAAGCGTTGCTTTCGGACGACTGGGACGATAAAGAGTTTTAGATcgatttagtgtcaaatttctcgaaagctgttgacaagaatatgagaaaaccacttctttacagctACACATGCACCGTAGtttatacccagaatgaatattttgcgtaatcccttccgagtgaatgtcgaaaaaaaaagttgaaggcagtGTGCAAGGTATTGTACAAGGAGTCTTAGGAGGTTACATGACTCTGAAGAACTAGAAACGTTTCGAGGCTAGTACGGGAACACTGCCAGTTTTGGCTTGACACAGTGTTCACTTCATGTGTCTTTTGCGAGTCATGCGCGTACAGCCGTATCCTGTTATGATATTGTAACAATATGTTTGAATAACAGCTGAGAATCACGTTTCCTTACTAGGCGTTCTGGTAGCCGAGACGTTCCTTGCCGTAGAGAATCGTGCCTGCATACGGGAAAACGCAAGTGTCAATTCCTTCGCTTTCTTGAAGCGTGCACTGGAAACCGATTTACACCGATTAAAGATTCGTTGTCTATAACTGTGTAAGGGTGTTAGTTAAAGACCAATGTATTGCACTTTTAAGGATCCCTAAGGCCGTAAATCGGTTTACAGTGTGACTTAATTGGCATGCCCGATTAAATGGCGCATTTGACTGGTCGATTTTGAGCGTTCCGACTCTGTTGCAAAGTTTTACAAACTTCGCGGCATACTTTTACAGCTGCATTAATAGAGGCAGCGCGTACACAGTCAAAATGCTTGCACCCATAGGGTGCTGATTTGACCAATGGGTAACACCTTATCTCTCAAgggtgtaatattttttttttctgtgcatgaCAGTGAACTCAAATTACAACAGCAATGAGAGAAGCCGTAGTTGAAAACTAcataataattttgaccatccggTGGACACCAAAATATTCGACACGTTTAAAAGCAATAGTTATGAAAGTTTATTTCATGCAATTTCGTGCCGTATGTTTACTGTTCCTACAGTTCACGTGTTGTCACGTTTACTTTCCCCAAGAAAATTGACAAAAAGAAAACGTAACTTAACCTCATCAAATACTCGAAATTTTGCTTCAAGAATGAGGTGCTGACCCTGAGATAAACCAGGGGCCATACGTAACATAAAGCTATTCCATTTTGATTTTATTCCAGTCTCTTGGCATCAAACTTACGCAACCGCCGACGCACGCGTCGGGTGGTGATCCGCGGCGTTCTTTAACAGCCCAAACCAACGCCCTACTTGTTTTaaaggaggtcacttttgtttgcggtcaaagtgaatagcattgcctatTTTGACAGGTATTTCTTATCTGATTGGCTAACAAGGGGAGAGGAGCGCGCAGAAgtagagagggtttcgatggggcgaGCCAGGGCAGTGAGAGTAGATAATCGGGGTGAGGACTGTAGGGCCCCCTTCTACGATTGGTTCTTTTTCTCCCAGCTTACCTcgcggtggctggtcaaaaaaTATTGGCGGCGTGCAAGGACGAGTTATAAATGCCACTAAAACAGGTTCCCAGCGAATAAGAGTTATCAGATCGATGTCGTATACATGTCGAAAGGGCTAGATAACATATAACTGCTAGGTAAAAATTCTTAATATGTGCAAAAAAATTCTTTTCTCGGCGggacctagggcgaagaaagaacactttctcgctgtttctagcaataaacgttcattcctcctcctcctcctcggcggCAGTCCGAGGAGCTAGTGCCAGAGCAATCGgcgagcagccatcttctattcctttcgacACGGGGCAGCCTCCGGCTATTAAAAAACATTGTTCAGTTTTCTCGgtcatattaatgcatctttagtgcgtacacgtcactttgatgttacgagttttcgcggtttcggagcgtcgcgtgaaagacaggcgaagtgggcgcagcccgaaaatgttttcactAACATCGGAGAGCTAATGGCGCAAAGGCACAGAATGCGAAAGAACTTCCGTTTCTTTAATTATCAAAAATATTTTTTcggcctaatcatgcataataagTGCCTACACGACGTATCTAATTGGGAGTTCTCGCAGTTTtcttgacgtcgcgtgacagacaggcaaagtgggtGGGGCCCGCAAACTTATGACGAATTGCAGAGGTCAAATAGCAGAAAGGAAATACAAACAGGTTGGAATAGCTTTCCGGTATTGCGCCCCAGCAACCTGAAGGGTGCAAGAATTTTTATATGTCAGGCAGCGACAGTTTGGCTTCAATAACTCTAGGAGGACTTCTACTACCATACGCGTTAGTCCTATCCATGCAGCTTTGAAGTTACAGACATCCAACTACAAACTACGTCATCACCACTGGTGCAAGCTCTCTTATGCTCGCACTGTAAGGTTTAGTTGCCGTCTTAAAATACATTTCTAACACTACAGGAGCATTCTGACATTATAAGAAGAAAGTTCTCAGGCGGGAACAGCGCCATGGACAACGAAAAAGGTGGAGGAACATATAAAACGAGAGAAACGTGTCGTTTTCAATGTGACTTCAACTTTGTCCGTAGCTTCAGCGCTGTTCCCGCCTGAGTATGAACAGCTAACTAGACGGCACTTTCAGGTTAATCAGAAGAATTGGGCATAAGTGGGAAATAGTATAGCCACTGCTTTATGTTTACTGGAACAGTTCATTTGGGAAAGACAATATCACTTCGGCGCGCTGTTGTCGGCGCTTATTTAAATGGTAATTATGAACGAATACTCACGCCAGGAAGGCATTGTGCGAATTGAGATGTTGGGTCCTTGACTGCTTTCGACGGATCCAAGCgagttcttcttcctcttcttttacACCGATCACGCGTTTTTCTCCGCCGTTACCTTTGCAATTGTGGCATGCAGCATAAGCGAAAAAAATATTGTCAGGGTTTTTAATTATAATAAGGAAAAAAATGCAGAGCTGATGCCTTCAGGGGGGAATTATTATTTTACCAACGTCTGTATCCGTAATCGCGGCGTCGTTAAGAAAATTCGCTATTGCCACAAATTTTGCCATATCTTCATTGTCATCCACCGATTTTTCGCATCTAAATTCTCCTTGGAACAATAAATGGTACCCTACTTGAAAGTTAGAAGTCTTGCTTACGGTTCTGCGTTGTATAAATTAATGAGTTATGCCTGTGACCTGCTGGGGGATATaatggcaaggaaaaaaaaaaaagtagggcaGACGATTTGAATTTGTTCAACAAGTTTGCCTCACTCCCTAAGCCCAAAGTTTTGTGTTAGTAATTGACTTAAATTCGCACCCGTCGTTACTGTTTAGTGGTTATCATAATTTGTTGCTGACCAATAGTTTGACGTATAGCATCACGGCCGTGACAACTCTGTTGTAATGGGAAACATGCTTGTTAAAGAAACCCCTTGGTGGTCGCAATTATGGCCGCCGTTACGGCATGCTGCAATGTCCACAGTAGAGGTTTCGGGTGTCACACCTTAACTATTCCTGATCAGCAACGTAATACAGTCGGTTAGACAGTTTTGTGCTGTCGCAGGTAAAATCCGAAGTTCACTTGTACGGTCATTGGGGCTTGATATTCGATatatttttgttaatgaaatagTCATTCGAACATGGTCACGCTTTTCTTGGTCGTTCGATGCGACGAAATGTTCTTGTGGGGTGGAGTGAACCACTCATTTGATCTATGAAGTTTTAATGGAAAGGATAATATCACTGAACCAAATCGCATTACACCTATTCACTAGCGAGTGGTAGCGTTGTAATCAATGTCGCTGACTGCTTACAGCGCGGACAGATTTACTGGCGATGACAAGTTTTGCAAACTTTTTCTACGCTGGCTCATGACGCCTCTTGTCCGAAGCCTTTTGTGTGTCGTATGTGGCTTTGAGATGTCGACTCGTGCAAGCTTTTGCTATATAGTTATTGTTTTCACTGGTTCGCGTAATCTTGTCTCGTGTAATCACTCTATAGATGTTGGCAAAGTACAGCGCCACGGAATTATTTCGGCGCCAGTGGAAGGAAAGACCCAGATATGGAACGATatcgaacagaaaaaaaagatgaagataaaaaaagagcagaaaatcagAAGGCGAAAGCTTTATACTATAATTGAAAGAGAGTTGCCTACTGTTCGTAGCGAGGCCAGAGTGTCTAAGTACGCTTAGTTGTACGCGAAATTTTTCAGGTGAATAGGATTCATGAATAGTGTGTGGATTCCCTTGATCTTTCCTTGATTATACGCACTCTTGCCCACCGGGATATCTCTTTCAATAGAATGTTAACGGCAGCAGGGCACTCAAGGCATCTTGAGCACGACTGGGGCGCAGAATGTGATTTTAACATCAagctgttgttgttttctttcttgagcACTCATACCGCCCGATTCATGACCGATCCTCTAATGTGGTTTGCGCCATTTCACTGAGGAACAAAGAACGAACGAACCAATCATTCAGCCTATTCATTTAGAATGTCAGAGTAGGCATGCAGCGGCAAATGTGAATGCAGCACGCTTGATCGAGGTGTTAGCTTTCGAAAACAGTAGGGGTAACAAAGCTAACTGCCGTGGAGAGAAGTAAAAGTCTGCTGGAATATGAGAAGCACAAATACATATTATGCATTGAAGCGAACTCTTTG encodes the following:
- the LOC125946842 gene encoding uncharacterized protein LOC125946842; this encodes MVAVVCVIIVLVVFTLCLASAALVVAALHIRAMVEAEVRDGVIRDNRCVAPRLVHCSSNLTALVKDHGWFYMPGAGYPGGCIEWLPAHLCAAHEGFPAGGGYRYNSTEECSSLCERGMPRKECTQPLPLSAFYNCTHPANQEPAALVVLRSRQPRLPRMGGRVRLQVVRHHGRLRARLLARTAALLTGHAYATHEERWMRVASIGGAVVASVTLIVLVATVAFVSIVSPSPRRGAKPSGKVVAKIVTTELVSEADTPGVQEDYSETLATTRRSALYATARHRRRCRAPHLVDCSAAASRNLTGLVRHHAWFFMPDANVAGGGSCLEWIQGHMCHDYSRSRFRSYNACREACERGIPRLKCTRPLDLQSVYDCVHSDKADAPRAPRPMNATRRAETPSHEVPPTREEASSNAEEATRYKEAPRSAQSPSRKTATKAGVTPKHSKKPDTNATGTVWQWWFYDPLLHACRNWKDVCVFKAYATMAECAKACVF